A window of Bradyrhizobium sp. AZCC 1610 contains these coding sequences:
- a CDS encoding tannase/feruloyl esterase family alpha/beta hydrolase, translating into MSIMNGKGIRAALLLAACGYLTPALADTLPCDDGIKTAFRPDADTKVVAVRLVKKGEELKAPDAPQPVTAAADLCLVKLLVGPGATAEKDKTARSYSEGIGIEVWLPTHVNWNERIRNYGGGGWVGGGHRYADKIGSKVPAIVNANIGYASGTTDAGQPWYQDGSFAFLSDGKVNVESLRDFSVRAMVEQAVKTKALVSLYYGKAPTYTYYDGHSQGGRQGMKIAQEYPELYDGYMIAQPALNIAKFGTAGLYPQIVMQTELGFTAANKPEAAAFATRVAAASKRAVAVCDKAGLGFLLDPFTCDYNPARDADILCAGVVGEGVSGRNNDAATCMNLKEANALNRIWYGATSDGSFDAAQSADARSGKSLGKNQLWWTFTKGTAIGNQITKAASLGVALALQDVSYAPDASTASGDPITNVSSDVRNKWRELDYAGLADAVNKGVALQPTLFSDLITDKADLGKLRDLGRKVIVYSGLVDDAIPPAGNINYHERVVAAMGGHAEVQKFMRMYLLPGSAHSSQGRAYTVGSKNDAVPLPKLPGNANQTPTREQDQFFTALVDWVEKGAAPGEILLTSRDNSVSYPVCVYPLRTTWNGNGDAKQAASYSCR; encoded by the coding sequence ATGTCGATCATGAACGGGAAGGGTATTCGCGCGGCATTGCTGCTTGCGGCCTGCGGCTATCTGACGCCGGCGCTGGCCGATACGCTTCCTTGCGATGACGGCATCAAGACGGCCTTTCGTCCTGACGCCGACACAAAGGTCGTCGCGGTTCGGCTGGTGAAGAAGGGCGAGGAGCTGAAGGCGCCCGACGCGCCGCAGCCGGTGACGGCAGCGGCCGACCTTTGCCTCGTGAAGCTGCTGGTCGGCCCCGGCGCCACGGCGGAAAAGGACAAGACTGCGCGCTCCTATTCGGAAGGTATCGGCATCGAGGTCTGGCTGCCGACGCACGTCAACTGGAACGAGCGCATCCGCAACTATGGCGGCGGCGGATGGGTCGGTGGCGGCCATCGCTATGCGGACAAGATCGGCAGCAAGGTGCCGGCCATCGTCAACGCCAACATCGGCTATGCCTCGGGCACGACGGATGCGGGCCAGCCCTGGTATCAGGATGGCTCGTTCGCATTTCTGTCCGATGGCAAGGTCAACGTGGAATCGCTTCGCGACTTTTCCGTGCGGGCCATGGTGGAGCAGGCCGTCAAGACCAAGGCGCTGGTCAGCCTCTATTACGGCAAGGCGCCTACATACACCTACTATGACGGCCATTCGCAGGGCGGCCGGCAGGGCATGAAGATTGCCCAGGAGTATCCGGAGCTCTACGACGGCTACATGATCGCCCAGCCGGCGTTAAACATCGCGAAGTTCGGCACGGCGGGACTCTATCCGCAGATCGTGATGCAGACCGAACTCGGCTTCACCGCGGCGAACAAGCCGGAGGCTGCAGCCTTCGCTACCAGGGTCGCTGCCGCCAGCAAGCGCGCGGTCGCCGTCTGTGACAAAGCGGGTCTTGGTTTCCTGCTTGATCCCTTCACCTGCGATTACAATCCGGCGCGCGATGCCGACATATTGTGTGCAGGCGTGGTCGGCGAAGGCGTGTCCGGCAGGAATAACGACGCGGCAACCTGCATGAATTTGAAGGAGGCGAATGCGCTGAATCGGATCTGGTACGGCGCCACCAGCGATGGAAGCTTTGACGCCGCGCAAAGCGCCGATGCGCGATCCGGCAAGTCGCTCGGCAAGAACCAGCTCTGGTGGACCTTCACCAAGGGCACCGCCATCGGCAATCAGATCACGAAGGCCGCTTCCCTCGGTGTCGCGCTGGCGCTGCAGGACGTCAGCTATGCCCCCGACGCCAGCACGGCATCGGGCGATCCGATTACGAACGTTTCGTCTGACGTGCGCAACAAATGGCGTGAGCTGGATTACGCCGGGCTCGCCGACGCCGTGAACAAGGGCGTCGCATTGCAGCCGACGCTGTTCAGCGACCTCATCACGGACAAGGCGGACCTAGGGAAGCTGCGCGATCTCGGCCGCAAGGTTATCGTCTACAGCGGGCTCGTCGATGACGCGATCCCGCCCGCCGGCAACATCAACTATCACGAGCGCGTGGTGGCGGCGATGGGCGGACACGCCGAGGTGCAGAAGTTCATGCGGATGTATCTCCTGCCGGGTTCGGCGCACTCCTCGCAAGGCCGGGCCTACACGGTTGGCAGCAAGAACGACGCCGTGCCGCTGCCGAAACTGCCCGGTAACGCCAACCAGACGCCGACGCGCGAGCAGGACCAGTTCTTCACCGCACTGGTGGATTGGGTCGAGAAAGGTGCGGCACCGGGCGAAATCCTGCTGACGTCGCGCGACAACAGCGTCAGCTATCCCGTCTGCGTCTATCCGCTGCGGACGACGTGGAACGGCAATGGGGATGCAAAGCAGGCGGCAAGCTATAGCTGCCGGTAG
- a CDS encoding bifunctional sugar phosphate isomerase/epimerase/4-hydroxyphenylpyruvate dioxygenase family protein, with the protein MNKRSIATVSLSGALDEKLRAIAAAGFDAVEIFENDLLSFSGSPRDVGQMCRDLGLSICAFQPFRDFEGMPEPQRTRNFARAERKFDLMQELQADLMLICSNISPASLGGIDRAAADFRELGERAAARGLRVGYEALAWGLHVNDYRDAWEIVRRANHKSIGIILDSFHALAPSFPTLPIQSIPADKIFLVQLADAPKLGLDVLSWSRHFRCFPGQGDLPVAQFVKDVLATGYAGPLSLEIFNDQFRAGSAVRTATDGLRSLILLEDDVRGAASGAPAMPLQPKARSRGVGFIEFAMSEEKARDLAALFSQLGFRKTGAHRSKDVERWSQGHIDLVINCEPDGFAHSHFVAHGPGVCAIAVDVDDAASTMARAEALQARTFYQPVGPGELEIPAIRGVGGSLLYFLEEAGKNWDLDFEPLRSDAATDRLDAVDHISQSMPYDEMLSWLLFYTGILDLERLPQMEIADPVGLVQSQALINGNQGLRVVLNGSSATRTLSARFIHEFFGSGVQHVAFSCRDIFAAVADMRSRGADFLKIPDNYYDDIEAKYGLDAATMTALRDNQILYDREGDGEFFQVYTHAFDERFFFEIVERRDYHGFGAANAAIRLAAQTRESRPLTMPKA; encoded by the coding sequence ATGAACAAGCGCTCGATCGCCACGGTTTCGCTGAGCGGCGCGCTCGACGAAAAGCTGCGCGCGATCGCCGCCGCCGGCTTCGATGCCGTCGAGATCTTCGAAAACGATTTGCTGTCGTTCAGCGGCAGCCCGCGGGACGTCGGTCAGATGTGCCGGGATCTCGGGCTTTCGATCTGCGCCTTCCAGCCATTCCGTGACTTCGAGGGCATGCCGGAGCCGCAGCGCACCCGCAATTTCGCGCGCGCCGAGCGCAAGTTCGACCTGATGCAGGAATTGCAGGCCGATCTGATGCTGATCTGCAGCAACATCTCGCCGGCCTCGCTCGGGGGCATCGACCGCGCGGCCGCTGATTTCCGCGAACTGGGTGAGCGGGCCGCCGCGCGGGGCTTGCGCGTCGGCTATGAGGCGCTCGCCTGGGGGCTTCACGTCAACGATTACCGCGACGCCTGGGAGATCGTGCGGCGCGCCAACCACAAGTCGATCGGCATCATTCTCGACAGTTTTCATGCGCTGGCGCCGTCGTTTCCCACGTTGCCGATTCAATCGATCCCCGCCGACAAGATCTTTCTGGTGCAACTGGCCGACGCGCCGAAACTCGGCCTCGACGTCTTGTCCTGGAGCCGGCACTTCCGCTGCTTCCCGGGCCAGGGCGACCTGCCGGTCGCGCAGTTCGTGAAAGACGTGCTCGCTACCGGCTATGCGGGCCCGCTGTCGCTGGAGATATTCAATGACCAGTTTCGCGCCGGCTCGGCGGTCCGCACCGCGACCGACGGGCTGCGCTCCCTCATCCTGCTCGAGGATGACGTCCGCGGCGCGGCGTCGGGCGCGCCTGCCATGCCGCTGCAACCGAAGGCGCGCAGCCGCGGCGTCGGCTTCATCGAATTCGCTATGAGCGAGGAAAAGGCCCGCGACCTCGCGGCGCTGTTTAGCCAGCTCGGCTTTCGCAAGACCGGCGCTCACCGCAGCAAGGACGTCGAACGCTGGTCGCAGGGCCATATTGACCTCGTGATCAATTGCGAGCCTGATGGTTTTGCGCATTCGCATTTTGTCGCCCATGGCCCCGGCGTCTGCGCCATCGCCGTTGATGTCGATGACGCCGCTAGCACCATGGCGCGCGCGGAAGCGTTGCAGGCGCGGACTTTCTACCAGCCGGTCGGGCCGGGCGAGCTCGAGATTCCAGCGATCCGCGGCGTCGGCGGTAGCCTGCTATATTTCCTGGAAGAGGCCGGCAAGAACTGGGACCTCGATTTCGAGCCGCTGCGTAGCGACGCGGCTACCGATAGGCTCGATGCCGTCGATCACATCTCGCAGTCGATGCCGTATGATGAGATGCTGTCGTGGCTGTTGTTCTACACCGGCATTCTCGATCTGGAACGCCTGCCGCAGATGGAGATCGCGGACCCGGTCGGGCTGGTGCAGAGCCAGGCGCTGATCAATGGCAATCAAGGCCTGCGCGTGGTGCTCAACGGTTCGTCCGCCACCCGAACGCTGTCAGCCCGCTTCATCCACGAATTCTTCGGTTCCGGCGTCCAGCACGTCGCGTTCTCCTGTCGCGATATCTTCGCCGCGGTCGCCGACATGCGCTCGCGCGGTGCGGACTTCCTGAAGATTCCCGATAATTATTACGACGACATCGAAGCCAAATACGGCCTCGACGCCGCGACCATGACAGCGCTTCGCGACAACCAAATTCTCTACGACCGCGAAGGCGATGGCGAATTCTTCCAGGTCTACACCCACGCCTTCGACGAGCGGTTTTTCTTCGAGATCGTCGAGCGGCGTGACTATCACGGCTTCGGCGCCGCCAACGCCGCGATCAGGCTCGCGGCCCAGACCCGGGAATCGCGGCCGCTGACCATGCCCAAGGCGTGA
- a CDS encoding ABC transporter ATP-binding protein, translated as MSDTILDVQGLVGGYGKMTILNGTSFSVPAGSITTVIGPNGAGKSTVFKAIFGLLKLREGKVLFKGRDVTGLSQRELLTSGICYVPQGRNIFPELSVRDNIQLGAVVAGRDITDLPDRIEAALDKFPVLRKKATQQASTLSGGEQKQLEVARGLLLNPQLVLIDEPSIGLSPLMVQQTFNILKDLRDRGVSILMIEQNARSALEISDYGIVLELGQTRLVDTAQRVLNDPRIGQLFLGGAMTETAA; from the coding sequence ATGAGCGATACCATCCTGGATGTTCAAGGCCTCGTCGGCGGCTACGGCAAGATGACGATCCTCAATGGCACCAGCTTCTCGGTGCCCGCGGGCTCCATCACCACCGTGATCGGCCCGAACGGCGCCGGCAAATCCACCGTGTTCAAGGCGATCTTCGGCCTGTTGAAGCTGCGCGAAGGCAAGGTCCTGTTCAAGGGAAGGGACGTCACCGGGTTGAGCCAACGCGAATTGCTGACGTCAGGCATCTGCTACGTGCCGCAGGGACGCAATATTTTCCCGGAACTCTCGGTGCGCGATAACATCCAGCTCGGCGCCGTCGTGGCGGGGCGGGACATTACCGATCTGCCTGATCGGATCGAGGCGGCGCTGGATAAATTCCCGGTGCTGCGCAAGAAGGCAACCCAGCAGGCGTCGACGCTGTCGGGTGGCGAGCAGAAGCAGCTCGAGGTCGCGCGCGGCCTGTTGCTCAATCCGCAACTGGTGCTGATCGACGAGCCGTCGATCGGGCTTTCGCCGCTGATGGTGCAGCAGACCTTCAATATTTTGAAAGACCTTCGCGACCGCGGGGTATCGATCCTGATGATCGAGCAGAACGCGCGCTCGGCGCTGGAGATTTCCGATTACGGCATCGTGCTCGAACTCGGCCAGACCCGGCTTGTCGACACCGCGCAGCGCGTGCTGAACGATCCCCGCATCGGGCAATTGTTCCTGGGCGGCGCCATGACGGAAACTGCGGCATGA
- a CDS encoding ABC transporter ATP-binding protein translates to MTAVLEVSDIKKSFGGIKAVDGVSFDVQEGEILGLIGPNGCGKSTLFNCILGQLTPTDGEVKVDGKVVTGLRPSELNRLGVSRTFQLLQVFPKLSVRENLILAGQEHQGNMMSRLFGPSDAGLTTAADQMIGFFKLDHLATEAAGGLSYGQQKLLDAAMAFMGGPRLVLLDEPAGGVNLTMLGDLKERLAAINREKRATFVVIEHNMEFVMSLCTRVMVMAEGKLLAMGTPAEVRANPAVIEAYLGH, encoded by the coding sequence ATGACCGCAGTCCTCGAAGTCAGCGACATCAAGAAGAGCTTTGGCGGCATCAAGGCCGTCGACGGCGTCAGCTTCGACGTACAGGAGGGCGAGATCCTCGGCCTGATCGGCCCGAACGGCTGCGGCAAATCCACGCTCTTCAACTGCATCCTCGGCCAGCTCACGCCGACCGATGGCGAGGTGAAGGTGGATGGCAAGGTCGTCACCGGGTTGCGGCCGTCGGAGCTTAATCGTCTGGGTGTCAGCCGCACCTTCCAGCTTCTGCAGGTGTTTCCGAAACTGTCGGTGCGGGAAAATCTCATCCTCGCCGGGCAGGAGCATCAGGGCAACATGATGTCGCGGCTGTTCGGCCCTTCGGACGCCGGATTGACCACCGCCGCCGACCAGATGATCGGCTTCTTCAAGCTCGATCACCTCGCCACTGAAGCCGCGGGCGGCCTGTCCTACGGCCAGCAAAAGCTGCTCGATGCCGCGATGGCGTTCATGGGCGGGCCGCGTCTGGTGCTGCTCGATGAACCCGCCGGCGGCGTCAACCTCACCATGCTCGGCGATCTCAAGGAACGGCTGGCCGCGATCAACCGCGAGAAGCGTGCCACCTTCGTCGTGATCGAGCACAACATGGAATTCGTGATGTCGCTGTGCACCCGCGTCATGGTGATGGCGGAAGGCAAGCTGCTGGCGATGGGCACGCCGGCCGAAGTCCGCGCCAATCCCGCCGTCATTGAAGCCTATCTCGGCCACTGA
- a CDS encoding branched-chain amino acid ABC transporter permease, whose amino-acid sequence MTATGKYLRIALGVAVIAALIIVPMNFNRYGLYILSQWAVMTIAAMGLNLTLGYAGQVSLAQGAFVGIGAYAAAIMTTQGGMPLIAALGVAIVLCFAIGWILGYPALRVQHHYLAFVTLAFSTLAFLVFRNEDWLTKGIYGISNIPRPNVLGFATNRPLPFYYFCLGSLALVSLAMWWLIRSPWGRAFVALRENPVRALSLGIDTRRYTLMAFAIGSALGGVAGTLYAPLTQYIDPVPFNLSLSLDLLMMVIVGGSGFFFGPFLGAMIAVLLPEWLRFTQGYYLMLYAVAVMLLLIYSPTGILGILDRYLAERRTKAASALRAVVKSRLETAP is encoded by the coding sequence ATGACCGCCACGGGAAAATATTTGCGCATCGCGCTCGGCGTCGCCGTGATCGCGGCGCTGATTATCGTGCCGATGAATTTCAACCGCTATGGCCTCTACATCCTGAGCCAGTGGGCGGTGATGACGATCGCCGCGATGGGACTTAACCTGACGCTCGGCTATGCCGGCCAGGTCTCGCTGGCGCAGGGCGCGTTCGTCGGCATCGGCGCCTATGCGGCGGCGATCATGACCACGCAGGGCGGCATGCCGCTGATTGCGGCGCTCGGCGTCGCCATCGTGCTGTGCTTTGCGATCGGCTGGATCCTCGGTTATCCAGCGCTGCGCGTGCAGCATCATTATCTCGCCTTCGTGACGCTGGCGTTCTCGACGCTGGCCTTCCTGGTATTCCGCAACGAGGACTGGCTCACCAAGGGCATCTACGGCATCAGCAATATTCCGCGGCCCAATGTTCTGGGCTTCGCCACCAACCGGCCGCTGCCGTTCTATTACTTCTGTCTCGGCTCGCTTGCGCTCGTCTCGCTGGCGATGTGGTGGCTGATCCGCTCACCCTGGGGCCGCGCGTTTGTGGCGCTGCGCGAAAATCCGGTGCGGGCGCTGTCGCTCGGCATCGACACGCGGCGCTATACGCTGATGGCGTTTGCGATCGGGTCGGCGCTCGGCGGCGTCGCCGGCACGCTCTACGCGCCGCTGACGCAGTACATCGATCCGGTTCCCTTCAACCTCTCGCTCTCGCTCGATCTGCTGATGATGGTGATCGTCGGCGGCTCCGGATTCTTCTTCGGCCCATTCCTCGGCGCGATGATCGCGGTGCTGCTGCCGGAGTGGCTACGCTTCACGCAGGGCTATTACCTGATGCTTTATGCGGTGGCTGTGATGCTGCTCCTGATCTATTCGCCGACCGGCATCCTCGGCATCCTCGATCGCTATCTGGCCGAGCGGCGCACCAAGGCGGCCTCCGCACTGCGCGCGGTCGTCAAATCCCGACTGGAGACGGCGCCATGA